A single genomic interval of Chitinophaga sp. 180180018-3 harbors:
- a CDS encoding RagB/SusD family nutrient uptake outer membrane protein, whose amino-acid sequence MIHTFIKRILLFLVIIGVASCNKMLDVKPTDQVDGDAIFQSLNTVNKAVLGVYADWRPEASLRMGSVMADECRIGLKNAGVGSSAQNLFRWQFSGGDTEISDVWNNAYQVINRANRILKGIDKVPASTDADKAAKQQLQGELLAIRAFAHFELYRNFGYSGIYKADALAVPYVTDIDINSKPSRPATDAFFSALTKDLTAAIGLLSGSDDVTRMGLQAAYALQARVALYTGNWVLAAESASKAIGKQQLATPDVFPSIWTDQSNAEVIFKLKRTNQSSTRPGDIWFNASSSVVLFAPSGKLMQAYDTANDVRYNSYIGKNPALAADGQLTDIITKYQGNSGAVNLNDIKVFRVGEMYLIRAEAYQHLGRYNDAAADLNTLCAARISRYEAGTWTNGDQLLKAILAERFRELPFEGHRYYDLKRLGLTIERNTGDLQHGDTQTTLAPADQYYYLPIPQSEILSNPNIKPNNKGW is encoded by the coding sequence ATGATACATACTTTCATCAAAAGGATCTTACTGTTCCTGGTTATCATCGGCGTTGCCTCCTGCAATAAGATGCTGGATGTAAAACCTACCGACCAGGTAGACGGTGACGCAATATTCCAATCCCTCAATACTGTGAACAAAGCAGTACTCGGCGTGTATGCCGACTGGCGCCCGGAAGCCTCGCTTCGTATGGGATCGGTGATGGCAGATGAATGCAGGATTGGACTGAAGAACGCCGGTGTGGGCAGTTCGGCCCAAAATCTTTTCCGCTGGCAGTTTTCCGGTGGTGATACAGAAATCAGCGATGTGTGGAACAACGCCTACCAGGTCATCAACCGGGCCAACCGTATCCTGAAAGGGATCGACAAGGTACCTGCCAGTACTGACGCGGATAAGGCGGCAAAACAACAATTGCAGGGGGAACTGCTTGCCATCAGGGCATTCGCGCACTTTGAACTGTATCGTAACTTTGGTTATTCCGGCATTTACAAAGCCGATGCCCTCGCTGTTCCCTATGTGACAGATATAGATATCAACAGCAAGCCCTCGCGCCCTGCTACTGACGCATTTTTCAGTGCATTAACGAAAGACCTCACTGCTGCTATTGGATTACTCTCCGGAAGCGACGACGTAACCCGCATGGGCCTGCAGGCTGCCTATGCACTGCAGGCAAGAGTGGCGCTGTATACCGGCAACTGGGTACTGGCTGCCGAAAGCGCCAGCAAGGCAATAGGGAAACAGCAACTGGCAACACCGGACGTGTTTCCGTCTATCTGGACCGATCAGAGTAATGCAGAGGTGATCTTCAAACTGAAACGCACCAATCAAAGCAGCACCCGCCCCGGCGATATCTGGTTCAATGCTTCTTCCAGCGTGGTGCTGTTTGCCCCTTCCGGTAAGCTGATGCAGGCGTATGATACAGCAAACGATGTACGCTATAACAGCTATATCGGCAAGAACCCTGCGCTGGCAGCAGACGGACAGCTGACAGATATCATCACCAAATACCAGGGCAACTCCGGTGCTGTGAACCTTAACGACATCAAAGTATTCCGTGTGGGAGAAATGTACCTGATCCGCGCCGAAGCCTATCAGCACCTCGGTCGCTATAACGACGCTGCCGCTGATCTGAACACGCTTTGTGCAGCACGTATCAGTCGTTATGAAGCCGGCACCTGGACGAACGGCGACCAACTGCTCAAAGCAATACTGGCAGAGCGTTTCAGGGAACTACCTTTCGAAGGGCATCGTTACTACGATCTGAAACGGCTCGGGCTAACCATCGAACGCAATACAGGCGACCTGCAGCATGGAGATACCCAAACCACACTGGCGCCTGCTGATCAATATTATTACCTGCCGATTCCTCAGAGCGAAATACTGAGCAATCCGAATATAAAACCGAATAATAAAGGTTGGTAA
- a CDS encoding discoidin domain-containing protein — MYRNIYIQLLGLLLLVMACKKNDRYQDEQLAPVKVAISSTNGQIVVPGAGNYIKSNEKITIPVKMALSASTPKIFTVSIGVNNDTVSKLIAAGKLPNAVLLEQRYYQLPRTAEIRFGLDTLSFNLDVAMQAIEKNYGKDLALAVSLGNPGKNNTLDNTNSSAVVVIHTDKVIAPGEIHYVYFTDAGNISYQPSGDNAILGTSDVTIPISVSLGGVAGSAFTAGLMGAPDTVQQLLNKGAIPGGVAFTGDDYTLPATVNFDPNANVATFPLKVKAASLQKNATAKPVLAISLNEPSDHLLDSTKRTVVIVLDPAKLIETDITNTNIRYTVQFENTSNGNENSSKLIDNNINTKFLLFNFTNVWAQLDFATPQFTGAYTMTSANDAPGRDPKNWEIQGSNNGVDWVVLDSRNNESFPSRFQTKKYTFDNKQAFKSYRLNITANWGDGLFQLAEWRLLRRP; from the coding sequence ATGTACAGAAATATATACATTCAGCTACTGGGCTTACTGCTGCTGGTGATGGCCTGCAAAAAAAACGACCGTTACCAGGATGAACAGCTGGCGCCGGTGAAAGTAGCTATCAGCAGCACTAACGGGCAAATCGTAGTACCAGGCGCAGGCAACTATATCAAATCAAATGAAAAGATCACCATTCCGGTAAAGATGGCACTTTCAGCCAGCACACCAAAAATTTTCACGGTAAGTATCGGCGTGAATAATGATACCGTCAGCAAACTGATAGCAGCCGGGAAATTACCCAATGCCGTACTGCTGGAGCAGCGCTACTACCAGCTTCCGCGGACGGCGGAAATCCGTTTCGGATTGGATACGCTTTCCTTTAACCTCGACGTAGCCATGCAGGCCATTGAAAAGAATTATGGGAAGGATCTGGCGCTTGCGGTGAGCCTGGGAAACCCCGGTAAGAACAATACATTGGATAATACCAACAGCAGCGCCGTGGTGGTGATTCACACCGATAAAGTGATTGCGCCCGGAGAGATCCACTATGTTTATTTTACCGACGCAGGTAATATATCTTACCAGCCTTCGGGAGATAATGCTATCCTGGGTACTTCCGATGTTACGATCCCTATCAGCGTGTCGCTCGGAGGCGTGGCTGGCAGCGCCTTTACAGCCGGATTGATGGGAGCGCCCGACACCGTACAGCAATTGCTCAATAAAGGTGCTATCCCCGGCGGAGTAGCCTTTACCGGTGACGACTATACGCTGCCGGCTACGGTGAATTTTGATCCTAACGCTAACGTAGCTACGTTTCCACTGAAAGTAAAAGCTGCGAGCCTGCAAAAGAATGCTACCGCCAAACCGGTACTGGCCATTTCCCTCAATGAGCCATCAGATCACCTGCTCGATTCAACTAAACGAACCGTGGTGATAGTACTGGATCCGGCCAAACTGATAGAAACGGATATCACCAATACCAATATCCGCTATACCGTGCAGTTTGAGAACACCAGCAACGGAAATGAAAATTCGTCAAAGCTGATCGATAATAATATCAATACAAAGTTCCTGCTGTTTAATTTCACGAATGTATGGGCACAGCTGGATTTTGCCACGCCGCAATTCACAGGGGCCTATACCATGACCTCAGCCAACGATGCCCCCGGAAGGGATCCCAAAAATTGGGAGATCCAGGGATCCAATAACGGGGTAGACTGGGTAGTGCTCGACAGCCGGAACAATGAATCGTTCCCTTCCCGGTTCCAGACAAAGAAATATACATTCGACAATAAACAAGCCTTTAAATCCTATCGTTTAAATATTACGGCAAACTGGGGTGATGGTTTATTCCAGCTTGCAGAATGGCGCTTGTTGAGGCGCCCGTAA
- a CDS encoding alkaline phosphatase family protein, whose translation MHHIKELSRKCLMAVITAAALLAACNKGLDNPVKKKYDDVTGVVAKQPKVLFIVVDGARGEAVRDAQAPQLTAMADSAIYCWNSISDTISQDASGWADLLTGVHKEKHGVISSDFAGNHLAQYPAFFKYIKERNPAYRIAAFSASDALGKQLITGADVNKTFAGSDDAVQQALLTELKTDSAGIVFGQFDQVAAAGSAHGYDVNTPEYKAAILQVDTYIGNLLTALRQRPNYSKEGWLVVVTSNRGGPAQLDPSKDDGTILSNTRVNTFTIFYSPKYNPNFIDRPFTGNRYTGRAVRLHGNNASGAVYATIDSGKEDYDLGDTTDATIELKIKKNKNASGDYSYTWPSIIGNNTSTDWWHNTGWNLSLEQNNWGVHYGQNSTHNVMVGGNIGDGKWHDLAAVFYRHDGKRWLRMLTDGQFNLETEITGYGNFNTGAPLTLGFLPGNVSNDRWLDAYITEVKFFKAAVPDDVIKTYLCTDQLPTSHPYYDYLAGYWPCKDGFGGVFKDLGSLKHDFKINNSYSWEDFSDLMCPNANSNLSQMVPQPVDVVRQILSWLQIPADTKWNLDGRVWITTYANIGG comes from the coding sequence ATGCATCATATCAAGGAACTTAGCAGGAAATGCCTGATGGCTGTCATCACAGCAGCAGCACTGTTGGCGGCCTGTAATAAGGGATTGGACAATCCGGTGAAAAAGAAATACGACGATGTAACGGGTGTTGTTGCGAAACAGCCAAAAGTATTGTTCATTGTCGTAGATGGAGCAAGGGGAGAAGCGGTGCGCGATGCGCAGGCGCCTCAGTTAACAGCAATGGCCGATAGTGCCATCTATTGCTGGAACAGTATCAGCGATACCATCAGCCAGGATGCCTCCGGCTGGGCAGATTTGCTCACGGGTGTTCATAAAGAGAAGCATGGCGTTATCAGCAGCGACTTTGCAGGCAATCATCTGGCGCAATACCCGGCGTTCTTCAAATATATCAAAGAGCGTAACCCGGCGTACAGGATCGCCGCATTCAGCGCCAGCGATGCGTTGGGGAAACAACTGATCACCGGAGCTGATGTCAATAAAACATTCGCAGGCAGCGACGACGCAGTACAGCAGGCATTGCTGACTGAATTGAAAACAGATTCCGCAGGCATCGTATTTGGCCAGTTCGATCAGGTTGCTGCAGCGGGTAGCGCACACGGATACGACGTCAATACACCGGAATATAAGGCTGCCATTCTGCAGGTAGATACTTATATCGGCAACCTCCTTACTGCACTACGGCAACGGCCCAACTACAGCAAAGAAGGCTGGCTGGTAGTAGTAACCTCCAACAGAGGGGGCCCGGCTCAGCTGGATCCTTCGAAAGATGATGGTACTATTCTCAGCAACACCAGGGTGAATACCTTCACCATTTTTTATTCTCCCAAATACAATCCAAATTTCATCGACAGGCCGTTTACAGGTAACCGTTATACCGGCAGGGCAGTACGTTTGCATGGTAACAACGCTTCGGGCGCAGTATATGCAACTATCGACAGCGGAAAGGAAGATTATGATCTGGGCGATACAACGGATGCAACGATTGAGTTGAAAATAAAAAAGAATAAAAACGCCTCAGGCGATTATTCCTATACCTGGCCTTCTATCATCGGGAACAATACATCAACGGACTGGTGGCATAACACCGGTTGGAACCTTTCACTGGAGCAGAACAACTGGGGTGTTCACTATGGTCAGAACAGTACACACAACGTGATGGTGGGTGGTAATATCGGCGACGGTAAGTGGCATGACCTGGCGGCTGTTTTTTACCGCCACGATGGAAAACGTTGGCTGCGTATGCTAACAGACGGACAATTCAACCTTGAAACCGAAATTACCGGTTACGGGAACTTCAATACCGGCGCGCCGCTTACGCTGGGATTCCTGCCAGGCAATGTTTCCAACGATCGCTGGCTGGATGCTTATATAACGGAGGTGAAGTTCTTTAAGGCCGCAGTACCGGACGATGTCATCAAAACGTATCTCTGTACCGATCAATTACCCACCTCACATCCTTATTATGATTACCTCGCAGGTTATTGGCCCTGTAAAGATGGATTTGGCGGCGTATTCAAAGACCTGGGCAGTCTGAAACATGATTTCAAAATCAACAACAGTTATAGCTGGGAAGATTTCAGTGACCTCATGTGCCCCAATGCAAACAGTAATCTCTCTCAGATGGTACCACAGCCAGTGGATGTAGTACGGCAGATACTCAGCTGGTTGCAGATCCCCGCCGATACCAAATGGAACCTCGACGGCAGGGTGTGGATCACTACTTATGCGAATATCGGCGGATAA
- a CDS encoding DUF5008 domain-containing protein — protein sequence MNVIISRLTTYKTYILLLALLAGLWLAGCKKDNQTFDNPYAGGKSPLGVQLSTDPPTPAEGAPGTVVTFKATGLARYKDSLTFTFNGEKAELVAVDTAGIKVKIPATGSTGVTSVTIGDQIYFGPVFKVKGNLDLDPNYKVAIGANNAVMDAYQYSDGRMLLLGGFWDFERKGVVKPLNRIVLTSKDGEVDRTLLSGKGADGSLTTAAALPSGKLVIVGGFSSYDTHTGQIRNITTLNTNGSLDTTVVNTYTKKDTVPAFNGGTDGGIYRVFVNNNRITAIGSFNYYLSYDYSKGDFLHQRDSLVTDSVMIRQLIRFYPDGTLDSTFNYDLARHRSFDGPNGPVSDAYMQPDGKLVIAGRFTKYNGQPAPYIARINTDGSLDAGFGGTGADNDIRAIRFNAVTQRFMVAGTFTKFNGATANGLVMLKADGTIDQQFTAAPIANGNYYDMAHQLNNGLIIASGYFRSYMGVHRGGLMVLNPNGTLAAGYNNTGDFNGYVAKVVETTSATGQTQALVMGFFTRFNEKDAGYIFRLLFK from the coding sequence ATGAATGTAATAATATCCAGATTGACAACATACAAGACGTATATCCTGCTTTTGGCACTGCTGGCTGGTTTGTGGCTGGCCGGCTGTAAAAAGGACAATCAAACGTTCGATAATCCCTATGCAGGCGGGAAATCACCATTGGGCGTACAATTGAGTACCGATCCGCCCACACCCGCAGAGGGTGCGCCCGGAACGGTGGTGACATTCAAAGCAACCGGGCTGGCACGTTATAAAGACTCGCTGACATTTACTTTCAACGGAGAAAAGGCCGAACTGGTTGCAGTAGATACTGCCGGCATCAAGGTAAAGATACCTGCTACCGGCAGCACCGGCGTAACTTCCGTAACGATCGGTGATCAGATCTATTTTGGCCCCGTATTTAAAGTGAAAGGTAACCTGGACCTCGATCCCAACTATAAAGTGGCGATAGGCGCCAACAACGCGGTAATGGATGCCTACCAGTATTCCGACGGCCGCATGCTGCTGCTGGGCGGATTCTGGGACTTTGAACGTAAGGGTGTCGTAAAGCCTTTGAACAGGATTGTATTAACATCGAAAGATGGAGAAGTAGACCGTACCCTCTTATCGGGCAAAGGAGCCGATGGTTCCCTGACTACCGCGGCAGCACTCCCCAGTGGCAAACTGGTGATAGTAGGCGGCTTCTCTTCCTATGATACACACACCGGCCAGATACGCAACATCACCACACTCAATACCAACGGTTCACTGGATACTACTGTCGTGAACACCTATACGAAAAAAGATACCGTACCGGCTTTCAATGGAGGAACGGATGGCGGTATCTACAGAGTATTTGTAAACAATAACAGGATTACGGCCATCGGGAGTTTCAATTACTACCTCAGTTATGATTATAGTAAGGGCGATTTCCTGCATCAGCGCGACTCACTGGTAACAGACAGTGTAATGATACGTCAGCTGATACGCTTTTATCCGGATGGAACCCTGGATTCCACTTTCAACTACGACCTGGCCAGGCACAGGAGCTTCGACGGCCCCAATGGCCCTGTCAGCGATGCCTACATGCAGCCCGACGGTAAGCTGGTGATAGCAGGCCGCTTCACGAAGTACAACGGTCAGCCTGCTCCCTATATCGCCAGGATTAACACAGACGGCAGTCTGGATGCAGGTTTCGGCGGCACAGGGGCTGATAATGATATACGCGCTATCCGGTTCAATGCGGTAACCCAGCGTTTCATGGTGGCCGGTACCTTCACAAAATTTAACGGCGCTACAGCAAATGGGCTGGTGATGTTGAAGGCCGATGGTACTATCGATCAGCAGTTCACCGCAGCGCCCATTGCCAATGGCAACTATTATGATATGGCGCATCAGCTGAATAATGGGCTGATCATTGCCAGCGGGTATTTCCGGAGCTATATGGGCGTACATCGCGGCGGCCTTATGGTGCTCAATCCAAATGGTACATTGGCCGCGGGATATAACAATACCGGCGATTTCAACGGATATGTGGCGAAGGTAGTGGAAACAACGAGTGCCACCGGTCAAACCCAGGCCCTGGTAATGGGATTCTTTACCCGGTTCAATGAGAAGGATGCAGGGTACATTTTCAGACTGTTATTTAAATAA
- a CDS encoding RagB/SusD family nutrient uptake outer membrane protein translates to MFRRIKYIALIFLLTTPLGCKKFLDVKPLDRLSGNTFFQTRQDVESNLWDIYGLFRDAAGSCPLFACAGEMRAGMMEMSPQKNDGNDRSFVVNIAKNDLMNVINTPGGKDFWNIFKLRNLSDWKPYFRIVQASNILIYELDHRKISDITSDDIKRYQAEAVFMRCLTYFIMVRMWGDVPYYTDAYHDAPLAREKMVTVMNNCIDELTKVKDNLAWTFADPAYRGARASKGAALALIMEMSMWNAGFDKANATRYYTQTAQAGDDLVKSGAYELLPIDQSFTIFKGRSKESLFDIVINSNYGETLGDKWNDLSEFVVHYPYKRPAWNHQYSFTYIRADFLRRLYADGQDARASTWFDSQMYANDGTFCFLKYSSIFEQGDNDTNVDNDLILLRYAGAILLRAEALVGLNRGAEAKTMLNMIRTRAKATLYQGADGEPLRQAIYMESAKELMMEGHYYFDLVRTGRVTNPQWCYYPLTQAQFDNGGWTWPLNPGVLNNNPNMQLNNYWSR, encoded by the coding sequence ATGTTTCGCAGGATTAAATATATCGCACTTATTTTCTTGTTGACTACGCCGCTCGGGTGTAAAAAATTCCTGGATGTAAAACCGCTGGATCGCTTGTCGGGCAACACTTTCTTCCAGACCCGCCAGGATGTGGAGAGTAATCTGTGGGATATCTATGGATTATTCAGGGACGCTGCCGGATCTTGTCCGCTGTTTGCATGCGCCGGAGAAATGCGGGCCGGCATGATGGAAATGTCGCCGCAAAAGAATGATGGTAACGACCGCAGCTTTGTGGTTAACATTGCAAAGAACGACCTGATGAATGTGATCAATACCCCCGGTGGTAAAGACTTCTGGAATATTTTCAAGCTTAGGAATCTGTCCGACTGGAAACCCTATTTCCGTATCGTACAGGCGAGCAATATACTGATATATGAACTGGATCACCGGAAGATATCAGACATTACATCAGATGATATTAAACGTTATCAGGCGGAAGCTGTTTTCATGCGTTGCCTGACTTACTTTATCATGGTGCGCATGTGGGGAGATGTGCCCTATTATACAGATGCCTACCACGATGCGCCCCTGGCCAGAGAAAAGATGGTAACGGTAATGAATAATTGTATTGACGAACTGACGAAAGTAAAAGACAACCTGGCCTGGACCTTTGCTGATCCTGCATACCGTGGGGCCAGGGCCAGCAAGGGAGCAGCCCTTGCGCTGATCATGGAAATGAGCATGTGGAATGCCGGTTTCGATAAAGCCAATGCTACCCGTTACTACACGCAAACCGCACAAGCCGGCGACGACCTGGTGAAAAGCGGCGCCTATGAATTGTTGCCGATCGATCAGTCGTTCACGATCTTCAAAGGCCGTTCGAAGGAAAGTCTTTTCGATATCGTGATAAACTCCAACTATGGCGAAACCCTGGGCGATAAATGGAACGACCTGTCGGAGTTTGTTGTACACTACCCTTATAAAAGACCCGCCTGGAATCACCAATACAGCTTTACTTATATCCGCGCTGATTTTCTTCGCCGCCTGTACGCCGACGGCCAGGACGCCAGGGCCAGCACCTGGTTTGATTCCCAGATGTATGCCAACGACGGTACTTTCTGTTTCCTGAAATACAGCAGCATCTTTGAGCAGGGAGATAATGATACCAACGTGGATAATGACCTGATCCTGCTCCGTTATGCCGGCGCCATCCTGCTGAGAGCAGAAGCGCTGGTGGGATTAAATCGTGGTGCTGAAGCCAAAACCATGCTGAATATGATTCGTACCAGGGCCAAGGCAACCCTGTATCAGGGCGCCGACGGAGAACCGCTCCGGCAGGCCATCTACATGGAAAGTGCTAAAGAGTTGATGATGGAAGGGCATTATTATTTCGACCTGGTACGTACCGGTCGCGTTACAAATCCGCAATGGTGCTATTATCCGCTTACGCAGGCACAATTCGATAACGGTGGCTGGACCTGGCCACTCAATCCGGGTGTGCTGAATAATAATCCCAATATGCAATTGAATAATTACTGGTCAAGATAA